The genomic interval CAAATAAAAATATCGCTTGAATCTTCCAAGTTGATAAAAGCTCAACAAGCTTATTAAGCGTTAACTCAACAGTCATTCTTCTAATCATAGCTGATTGACTCTTTAAATTAATTGCAATCCCTCCTCCATTGGATATATTTTTCATCAAAAACTCGAAATCTAAAGATTCATTAATATTATCTGTAAATAAACCTGATTCAACCATTATGCTATATCTAACGTATAAAGCATCTCGAACGCTTTCATGACAATCCCATTTTAATATAGCTTCCCCTAAAGAAGATAAGCTTAATTCCCTTCTCTTCTCTAGCTCCCTCCAAATTTTAATAAAAACTCTAGCTGAAGTATTTGGTAAATCCAAAGAGTAAATCATCATGTTTAATACTGGGGTAAGCTTAGCTTGATGTAAAGTAAACTTCATATTAATTTTAGGGGTTAATGTTATAAATTTACCGAATTCTAAAGTTCCTCCTGTTTTTCTCTTATTTAAATTCACATACTCTCCATTTACATCAAAAATTATGCATGGGGCTCCATATTTAACTAAATTTAAAATTAATAATTTAGCTAAATGGGATTTTCCAGTGCCTTTTTTCCCAGTTATAATATTTAATTTTCCATCTAAAGCTTTAACATCTAAAATTAATTCATTATCACCTCTAATCTTTCCAACTTGAAAAGGTCTATTTCTGCTTGTTGAATTAATGAAGTTCTCAATTTTATACGGAATAATTCTCGATAAAGTTCTTGAAGGTAAATAATTCATTCCAAAAACTATTTCGCCGCTGCTTAAAACTCCTCTTATTCTACATATTAAAAGCTTAGTATCCTTTAATATAGAGATTTGAGAAGAAACATCCATTGGATCATAATTTTCTCCATCAACTTCCTCATCTAAAACTGCATCTCTTAAAATATCCTCAAATAATCCTGGAACATTGGCAAATTGAACATCTATAACTTGAACTAAAAGACCCTTATCTATAGTTGGGTCTTCAATTAAAAGATATTCCCCTTTCTCTACAATCTCATTTGGAAAACTTATTATTTGAATAACATCTCCTTCTTTTTTATAAATTTTCATTATGAAACCTCCATTTGTCTTCCAAATGGTCCAAAAAGCATTCTTCTTAAATTAAGCTTTGGAACTATTTGCAGCTTAAACTTCTTTAAGAGAAATCTTTGAATACCTATAATATCGCTTGCTGTAAAAGATGAAAGTATATGAGCAAGTCTTAAAGTATCTGGATATCCTTGATCAATTGTGTCATTAACTATTAATTTTCCTAAAGCCTCTATCGCGTCTTTAAAAGATAATTTTTTATCGATATCAAGCCTAAATGATAAGCCTTTAACTGAGAGCTTAGCTGCATAAACTTTTCCAAGAAGTTGAACTGGATGACTTGGAAAGAACGCTCTAACATTTTCATCTATATCTAAAAGGCATGGTCCTTTAAAGTTTTTTAGCAACTCAGATAGTTTAACTCCAGTAAAACCTATTTTAGTGGTTTTTGAAATAGCTAAAACAGCGT from Candidatus Bathyarchaeota archaeon carries:
- a CDS encoding ATP-binding protein, yielding MKIYKKEGDVIQIISFPNEIVEKGEYLLIEDPTIDKGLLVQVIDVQFANVPGLFEDILRDAVLDEEVDGENYDPMDVSSQISILKDTKLLICRIRGVLSSGEIVFGMNYLPSRTLSRIIPYKIENFINSTSRNRPFQVGKIRGDNELILDVKALDGKLNIITGKKGTGKSHLAKLLILNLVKYGAPCIIFDVNGEYVNLNKRKTGGTLEFGKFITLTPKINMKFTLHQAKLTPVLNMMIYSLDLPNTSARVFIKIWRELEKRRELSLSSLGEAILKWDCHESVRDALYVRYSIMVESGLFTDNINESLDFEFLMKNISNGGGIAINLKSQSAMIRRMTVELTLNKLVELLSTWKIQAIFLFAEEAHLYLRETYWDDIVTRMRHLGIFSTFITNQPDTIQESIYRQADNVFLFNFSNEHDLDVVSKAAKIDSESVKKIVKELPPHYCLIIGDIVNNFPVVVKVEPLEFETMGETRFFFKN